One segment of Candidatus Micropelagos thuwalensis DNA contains the following:
- the pstC gene encoding phosphate ABC transporter permease subunit PstC encodes MELIGWAFLALIFLLPLIANFYGRRRIRGLMLVSAQRQTEGSVKQHSLTSFHGLFMSMSVLLPVLVILLSWLVFSPMIVSSLLVSEITRLTGETDPRMLSILISKLEALYDGVLQAEFVEPEVRQALDYYSALIIRADIFLYVVTIATALAGFVFSARYISPRFAARDKVEVIIKRLMQLASGVAILTTIGIILSLAFEASRFFDTIPISDFLFGTHWSPQIAIREGQAGGSGAFGAIPLFAGTLMITFIAMLLAVPIGLMSAVYLSEYASKRLRNFAKPAIELLAGIPTVVYGFFAALFVAPFLRNNGSVLGLDLSSESALAAGLVMGIMIIPFISSLSDDVINSVPQSLRDGASALGATQAETITQVILPAALPGIVSAILLAISRAIGETMIVVMAAGVAANLTANPFESVTTVTVQIVMLLVGDQEFDSAKTLAAFALGLVLFFVTLMLNVLALYIVRKYKEQYD; translated from the coding sequence TTGGAACTTATTGGGTGGGCATTTCTTGCTTTAATATTCCTGTTACCACTGATTGCCAATTTTTATGGTCGACGGCGCATACGTGGGCTAATGCTTGTGTCCGCGCAAAGGCAAACCGAAGGGAGTGTTAAACAACACTCCCTCACCTCTTTTCACGGCCTCTTTATGTCCATGAGTGTGCTTTTGCCAGTCTTGGTGATTCTCTTGTCTTGGCTGGTTTTTTCGCCAATGATTGTCTCCTCCTTATTGGTGTCAGAAATTACCAGACTGACCGGTGAGACAGATCCCCGTATGCTCAGTATTCTTATTTCTAAGCTGGAGGCCCTCTATGACGGTGTGCTTCAAGCAGAATTTGTTGAGCCGGAAGTGCGACAGGCGCTGGACTATTATAGCGCGTTAATAATCCGAGCTGATATATTTCTTTATGTTGTTACAATCGCAACGGCGCTTGCAGGTTTTGTCTTTTCAGCCCGATATATCTCTCCCCGGTTTGCGGCGCGGGATAAGGTTGAGGTCATCATCAAACGCCTGATGCAATTGGCTTCAGGTGTTGCGATTTTAACCACGATTGGCATTATTTTATCGTTGGCTTTTGAGGCTAGCCGATTTTTTGATACCATACCGATTAGCGATTTTTTATTCGGTACGCATTGGAGTCCGCAGATTGCTATTCGTGAAGGCCAGGCCGGAGGCTCGGGGGCTTTCGGTGCCATACCGCTTTTTGCCGGCACATTGATGATTACTTTTATTGCCATGTTGCTGGCTGTCCCTATTGGCTTGATGTCAGCGGTTTATCTGTCGGAATATGCGTCGAAGCGTTTACGGAATTTTGCCAAACCTGCGATTGAATTACTCGCCGGTATTCCAACTGTTGTTTATGGTTTTTTTGCCGCTTTGTTTGTCGCGCCTTTTTTACGGAATAATGGGAGTGTCCTTGGGCTGGATTTATCTTCCGAGTCGGCGCTGGCTGCCGGGTTGGTGATGGGAATTATGATTATTCCTTTTATCTCGTCACTCTCAGATGATGTGATTAATTCCGTACCGCAAAGTCTGCGCGACGGCGCGTCTGCGCTGGGTGCGACACAAGCAGAGACAATTACACAGGTTATTCTCCCTGCCGCTTTGCCTGGCATTGTGAGCGCTATCTTGCTTGCAATATCCCGTGCCATTGGCGAGACCATGATTGTTGTTATGGCCGCAGGTGTGGCAGCGAATTTAACCGCCAATCCGTTCGAGTCGGTTACAACGGTAACGGTTCAGATTGTGATGTTGTTGGTGGGCGACCAAGAATTTGACAGCGCCAAAACACTTGCTGCTTTCGCGCTTGGGCTTGTATTATTTTTTGTAACGCTGATGCTCAATGTTTTGGCGCTCTATATTGTTCGCAAATATAAGGAGCAATATGACTGA
- a CDS encoding alpha/beta hydrolase family esterase: MKNYKKYILIVIFTSLVILLTFLYLSYRQVNFHALRDPPKDGEIIKKSLMHEGINRKYLVYKPSKINKNPPLVIYFHGSLGTGENMRNLSGFDFDYLANEYGFVVAYPDGYENHWNDCRRSASYSANLENIDDVGFVKALISQLQSDFNIDPQKVIASGFSNGGHMVYRLAMEAPESIFIAAPIAANMPVDENLDCVKSELPVHITIFNGTEDLINPYEGGLVEVLGNKSRGEVLSSQKTLNYWASLADVSLQEPTITNFPEIDGNPETKVSKISFSGQRDVSLYRLEGSGHVVPSKFMNFGEILGGNAKEISAAEEIFSFYKSLTLKSSMSE; the protein is encoded by the coding sequence ATGAAAAATTATAAAAAATATATCCTCATTGTTATTTTTACATCTTTAGTAATTTTATTAACTTTTCTTTATTTATCTTACAGACAAGTAAACTTTCATGCTTTGAGAGACCCACCAAAAGATGGTGAGATTATTAAAAAAAGCTTAATGCATGAGGGCATTAATAGAAAATATCTCGTTTATAAACCAAGTAAGATTAACAAAAATCCACCATTAGTGATTTATTTTCACGGTTCATTAGGAACCGGAGAAAACATGCGTAATCTGTCTGGTTTCGACTTTGATTACTTAGCTAACGAGTATGGGTTTGTAGTTGCATATCCTGACGGTTATGAAAATCATTGGAATGACTGCAGACGAAGTGCATCATATTCTGCCAATTTAGAAAATATTGACGACGTTGGCTTTGTTAAAGCGTTAATCAGTCAACTTCAGTCAGATTTTAATATTGATCCTCAAAAAGTTATTGCTTCCGGTTTTTCAAATGGTGGACACATGGTCTACAGATTAGCAATGGAAGCGCCAGAAAGTATTTTTATTGCTGCACCAATTGCCGCAAATATGCCGGTAGATGAAAATTTAGATTGCGTTAAATCGGAACTACCTGTGCACATAACTATTTTTAATGGCACAGAGGACCTCATTAATCCCTATGAGGGTGGCCTAGTAGAGGTTTTGGGGAATAAAAGTAGAGGCGAGGTTTTGTCTTCGCAAAAAACGCTTAATTACTGGGCAAGTTTAGCTGATGTGTCCCTTCAAGAGCCAACGATTACAAATTTTCCTGAAATAGATGGTAATCCCGAAACTAAAGTTTCTAAGATCTCTTTTTCTGGGCAAAGGGATGTATCACTATATCGATTGGAAGGTTCCGGTCACGTGGTGCCATCAAAATTTATGAATTTTGGAGAAATTTTAGGCGGTAACGCGAAAGAAATATCTGCAGCCGAAGAGATTTTTAGCTTTTACAAAAGTTTAACTCTTAAGTCTTCAATGTCAGAATAA
- the speB gene encoding agmatinase: MTSQFLGSELTSSENQQADALFQIIPCGLEATVSYGTGTHKGPEAILQASDQLERNVLGFEPCEQGIFTHPELDCTQPIEKVMQDLRDLTTNICAKGHIPVTLGGEHSVSYGAVMGVMDALHRKGEKLGIVQIDAHADFRVAYQGHHHSHASVMHLLAEAGLPIVSLGVRALSTEEELARTKHGVITHDGPMLVRNNISQIEVPDDFPENIYITFDVDGLDPSVIAATGTPVPGGLGFYQSLDLVESTLRGRRCVGIDITELAPVEGQTSNDFTAALICYTIMAMAAKTTLKST; encoded by the coding sequence ATGACGTCTCAGTTTTTAGGTTCAGAACTCACCTCATCTGAAAATCAACAAGCCGACGCTTTGTTTCAGATTATTCCCTGTGGACTGGAAGCCACGGTCTCTTATGGCACAGGCACGCACAAAGGGCCGGAGGCTATTTTGCAAGCCAGCGACCAGCTGGAGAGGAATGTCTTGGGCTTCGAGCCATGCGAACAGGGTATTTTCACGCACCCTGAACTTGATTGCACCCAACCGATTGAAAAGGTCATGCAAGACTTACGCGACCTAACCACCAATATTTGCGCAAAGGGACATATTCCGGTGACACTTGGCGGCGAGCATAGTGTTAGCTATGGCGCGGTAATGGGCGTCATGGATGCATTACATCGGAAAGGTGAAAAACTTGGTATCGTTCAGATTGATGCCCATGCGGACTTCCGTGTGGCCTATCAGGGTCATCATCACTCTCATGCCAGCGTTATGCATCTACTTGCGGAAGCGGGACTGCCAATTGTCTCTCTGGGCGTTCGCGCGCTCAGCACAGAAGAAGAGCTTGCCCGCACCAAACACGGGGTCATCACCCATGACGGGCCAATGCTGGTAAGAAACAATATCAGCCAAATTGAGGTTCCGGATGATTTCCCAGAAAATATTTATATCACCTTTGATGTGGACGGTCTTGACCCGTCCGTAATCGCCGCGACAGGGACACCTGTGCCGGGAGGGTTAGGGTTTTATCAATCTCTGGATTTGGTGGAAAGCACCCTAAGAGGACGGCGCTGTGTCGGCATTGATATCACCGAACTTGCGCCAGTTGAAGGACAAACATCGAATGATTTTACGGCGGCGCTTATTTGCTACACCATTATGGCGATGGCCGCTAAAACGACACTCAAATCAACTTAA
- the phoU gene encoding phosphate signaling complex protein PhoU produces MVEKQHIVTAFDEDLATLNDMMARMGALAETQLFASTEALIARNPSSLDDIIKRDKELDNLEAVLNDKVIEIIALRAPRAADLRHVIVALKVASTLERIGDLAKNIAKRNKVILETTLKTQMLPSIRAMTSMVLKMLNKTLDAYVDVDPVTALEVMEYDVEVDKLNTVVFQSLIEEMSDDQEQLKIGPHLLFVAKNIERIGDHITGIAEQIYFLHHGEMPDQDRPKADKSSTIVLS; encoded by the coding sequence ATGGTAGAAAAACAACATATCGTGACGGCATTTGATGAGGATTTGGCGACATTGAACGACATGATGGCCAGAATGGGGGCTTTGGCCGAGACTCAACTTTTTGCCTCTACTGAAGCACTTATTGCCCGAAACCCGTCGAGTCTTGATGATATCATCAAACGTGATAAGGAACTCGATAATCTCGAGGCAGTGCTGAATGATAAAGTCATTGAGATTATTGCGTTGCGTGCTCCGCGTGCTGCAGATTTGCGGCATGTGATTGTCGCCTTGAAAGTGGCTTCAACACTGGAGCGTATTGGTGATTTGGCTAAAAACATAGCCAAAAGAAATAAGGTGATATTGGAAACCACGCTAAAAACGCAAATGTTGCCTTCTATCAGAGCCATGACATCTATGGTTCTGAAAATGCTCAATAAGACGCTGGATGCTTATGTTGATGTTGACCCGGTCACAGCGCTAGAAGTCATGGAGTATGATGTTGAGGTGGATAAGCTCAACACGGTTGTCTTTCAAAGTCTTATTGAAGAAATGTCGGATGATCAGGAACAGTTGAAGATTGGCCCACATCTGCTCTTTGTTGCTAAAAATATTGAACGCATCGGTGATCATATTACGGGTATCGCAGAACAAATTTACTTTTTACATCACGGAGAAATGCCAGATCAGGACCGGCCTAAAGCCGATAAATCGAGTACAATTGTATTGAGTTAG
- the phoB gene encoding phosphate regulon transcriptional regulator PhoB: MPAKILIVDDEPAQQQLLRYNIEKAGYDTLLADNGKDALLIIEEVNPDLIILDWMIPEASGIDVCRELRSRPETRLLPILMISARGEEGDRALGLDSGADDYITKPFSPREMVSRIKALLRRSRPTLLQDKLEFQGLELNPETMRVTRNGDNIHLGAREFKLLSILIERPERVFSRDQLLDLVWGHGVYVEERTVDVHMSRLRRALNKRSDGGPDRPDMIRTVRGAGYGLTKKY; this comes from the coding sequence ATGCCAGCCAAAATCCTTATAGTTGATGATGAGCCAGCACAGCAGCAATTATTGAGATATAATATCGAAAAAGCAGGCTATGACACTTTGCTTGCGGATAATGGTAAAGATGCCCTCCTCATTATTGAGGAAGTCAACCCGGATTTAATCATTCTTGACTGGATGATACCTGAAGCTTCTGGCATTGATGTTTGCCGTGAGTTACGCAGTCGCCCAGAGACGCGCCTGTTGCCGATTCTTATGATCAGCGCGCGTGGTGAGGAAGGTGACCGTGCGCTGGGGCTGGACTCGGGTGCTGATGATTACATCACTAAGCCATTTTCTCCACGAGAAATGGTATCGCGTATCAAAGCTTTGTTGAGACGTTCACGCCCGACATTGTTGCAGGATAAGCTGGAGTTTCAGGGCTTGGAATTGAACCCTGAAACCATGCGGGTAACGAGAAACGGCGATAATATTCATCTTGGAGCACGTGAATTTAAGCTTCTGAGCATACTAATTGAACGTCCGGAAAGGGTGTTTAGTCGTGACCAGCTACTTGATTTGGTCTGGGGGCATGGGGTTTATGTCGAGGAACGCACGGTCGATGTGCATATGAGCCGTCTGCGTCGCGCCTTAAATAAAAGGTCGGATGGCGGTCCGGATAGGCCGGATATGATACGCACTGTGCGCGGCGCAGGTTATGGGCTGACCAAAAAATATTAA
- a CDS encoding substrate-binding domain-containing protein, with protein sequence MPKVKVFQPHLKKIILKSFLSLFILSVTTIIASARDQIVVVGSSTVFPFSTTVAEQFGRNTEFKTPIVESTGSGGGLKLFCAGIGLEHPDVTNASRRIKKSEFDNCQSKGIDMTEVVIGYDGIVVANVKSAPKLNLSLKHIFMATAAKVPAPGCETDCALVDNPYKMWSDIDKSLPAKKIEILGPPPTSGTRDAFQELAMQGGSKAFPTLNALKKSNKSQWKRIVHTVREDGSWIDSGENDNLMVNKLIANPDAVGVFGYSFLEQNADKLKGANIDAVAPTFDNIAEGKYNISRSLYFYVKLAHIGTVPGIQEFVEEFTSEASFGEEGYLVDKGLIPLFEGERETIRMQALTLKKLDL encoded by the coding sequence ATGCCCAAAGTAAAAGTGTTTCAACCACATTTAAAAAAAATAATTCTCAAGAGTTTTCTTTCATTATTCATCCTCTCCGTAACAACGATTATTGCATCAGCGCGCGATCAAATTGTTGTTGTCGGCTCTTCGACAGTCTTCCCTTTTTCAACCACGGTTGCTGAGCAATTTGGCCGCAATACAGAATTTAAAACTCCTATCGTCGAGTCAACTGGATCCGGTGGCGGCTTAAAGCTTTTTTGTGCCGGTATCGGTTTGGAACACCCGGATGTGACAAATGCTTCTCGTCGCATCAAGAAAAGTGAATTTGATAATTGCCAGTCCAAAGGTATTGATATGACTGAGGTGGTTATCGGCTATGACGGCATTGTTGTGGCAAATGTCAAATCTGCCCCAAAACTCAATCTGAGTTTGAAGCACATTTTTATGGCGACCGCCGCTAAAGTCCCTGCACCGGGTTGTGAGACCGATTGTGCGCTGGTGGATAACCCTTATAAAATGTGGAGTGACATTGATAAGTCCCTGCCTGCCAAGAAAATCGAAATTCTCGGCCCACCACCGACATCCGGTACACGTGATGCGTTTCAGGAACTGGCAATGCAAGGTGGTTCAAAAGCATTCCCGACCCTCAATGCGCTTAAAAAATCAAATAAGAGTCAATGGAAGCGCATTGTTCATACCGTGCGTGAAGACGGCTCATGGATTGACTCGGGTGAAAACGATAATTTGATGGTTAACAAATTAATCGCTAATCCTGATGCAGTAGGTGTTTTTGGCTATAGTTTCCTTGAGCAAAATGCAGATAAGCTTAAAGGCGCTAATATTGACGCTGTCGCGCCAACTTTCGATAATATTGCCGAGGGCAAGTATAATATTTCCCGTTCCCTCTATTTTTATGTGAAACTTGCCCATATTGGCACGGTTCCAGGCATACAAGAGTTTGTAGAGGAATTTACGAGTGAAGCCTCATTTGGTGAGGAAGGTTATCTCGTTGATAAAGGTCTCATACCTCTCTTTGAAGGAGAGCGGGAAACCATACGGATGCAAGCCCTTACCTTGAAAAAACTGGATTTGTAA
- the pstA gene encoding phosphate ABC transporter permease PstA, producing MTDQVTQTAQSKRLKKRYQAEKRFKFFGLAAICSAAGILLILLGGLTHMSVPAFTHHYVTLDITIPETTLSANQIADAAAIRKVNWRGIVRKTLRNEFPDVTDRRGKRAIGNLLSGGAGDALRDKVVNEPSIIGSTVSVALPLSDDVDLLLKGLIDRSQPEENRVISDRELSFIDHLEAAGRIDRRIAWFLFTSGDSREAEMAGLRSAFVGTLLTMLVTLLFSFPLGVMAAIYLEEIATKNRLTDLIEVNINNLAAVPSIVFGLLGLAVFINFFHLPRSAPLVGGMVLALMTLPTIIIATRAALAAVPPSIREAALGVGASPIQVIFHHVLPLAMPGILTGTIIGLAQAAGETAPLLMIGMMAFIVDTPMWIDDKATVLPAQIYMWANNPERAFQAKTAAGIICLMVFLLFMNALAIYLRKKYEKRW from the coding sequence ATGACTGATCAGGTGACACAAACAGCACAATCAAAGCGTTTGAAAAAACGCTATCAAGCTGAAAAAAGATTTAAATTTTTTGGGCTTGCAGCTATTTGTTCTGCAGCTGGTATATTGCTTATATTGCTTGGTGGATTGACACATATGTCTGTTCCAGCCTTTACGCATCATTACGTCACGCTCGATATTACCATTCCTGAAACGACCTTGAGCGCAAACCAAATAGCAGACGCCGCTGCCATACGCAAAGTGAATTGGCGCGGGATAGTGCGTAAAACGCTCAGAAACGAATTCCCGGATGTGACTGACCGACGTGGCAAGCGCGCTATCGGGAATCTGTTATCTGGCGGGGCTGGTGATGCGTTGCGTGATAAGGTAGTCAATGAACCTTCTATTATCGGTTCGACCGTATCGGTAGCTCTGCCGTTATCTGATGATGTTGATTTATTATTGAAGGGGCTGATTGACAGATCTCAACCCGAAGAAAATAGGGTGATATCTGACCGCGAATTGTCTTTTATCGACCATTTGGAGGCTGCCGGCCGGATTGATAGACGCATTGCCTGGTTCTTGTTTACATCGGGTGATAGCAGGGAAGCTGAGATGGCGGGCTTACGCAGCGCTTTTGTCGGTACGCTTTTGACCATGCTGGTGACACTCCTTTTCAGTTTTCCATTAGGTGTGATGGCGGCAATTTATCTGGAAGAAATCGCAACAAAAAATCGCCTCACGGATTTGATTGAGGTGAATATCAATAATTTGGCTGCTGTGCCATCCATTGTGTTCGGCTTGCTGGGCCTTGCGGTGTTTATTAACTTCTTTCATCTCCCACGTTCAGCGCCACTCGTCGGGGGGATGGTGCTGGCTCTCATGACGCTTCCGACCATTATCATTGCAACACGTGCCGCGCTTGCTGCTGTGCCACCCTCTATTAGAGAGGCCGCTTTGGGGGTTGGCGCTTCGCCTATACAGGTGATTTTTCATCATGTGTTGCCACTTGCCATGCCAGGAATTTTGACGGGAACAATTATCGGTCTGGCGCAGGCTGCAGGTGAAACGGCACCGCTTTTGATGATTGGTATGATGGCATTTATTGTTGATACACCAATGTGGATTGATGATAAGGCGACGGTTTTGCCGGCACAGATTTATATGTGGGCCAATAACCCCGAACGTGCCTTTCAGGCTAAAACAGCCGCCGGTATTATTTGCCTGATGGTATTTCTTCTGTTTATGAATGCCTTAGCGATATATTTGAGAAAAAAATATGAAAAGAGATGGTGA
- the pstB gene encoding phosphate ABC transporter ATP-binding protein PstB — protein MKRDGDMTSSIPKIKSSGIIVDYDGKRALHGIDLDIYPNEVTALIGPSGCGKSTFLRCINRMNDVIDNCTVSGRLMIDNMDVYDPKIDVVELRARVGMVFQKPNPFPKSIYDNVAYGPRIHGLTENKDDMDQIVKKSLKRAGLWGEVKERLDDKALGLSGGQQQRLCIARAIAVNPDILLMDEPCSALDPIATSIIEELIDELRGRFTIVIVTHSMQQAARVSQKTGYFHLGNIIEYGETQEIFTRPQNEQTEAYISGRIG, from the coding sequence ATGAAAAGAGATGGTGATATGACGAGTTCAATTCCCAAAATCAAATCATCAGGCATCATCGTTGATTATGACGGTAAGCGCGCCTTGCATGGCATTGATTTAGATATCTATCCGAATGAAGTCACCGCACTGATTGGCCCCTCGGGTTGTGGAAAATCAACATTTCTGCGCTGTATCAACCGTATGAATGACGTCATTGATAATTGCACCGTGAGTGGGCGGTTGATGATTGACAATATGGATGTGTACGATCCTAAGATTGATGTTGTGGAACTCCGTGCGCGGGTGGGTATGGTTTTTCAGAAGCCTAACCCTTTTCCAAAATCAATTTACGATAATGTAGCCTATGGGCCGCGTATCCATGGTTTGACGGAAAACAAAGATGATATGGATCAGATTGTCAAAAAAAGCCTAAAGCGTGCCGGCCTATGGGGTGAGGTGAAAGAGCGTTTAGATGACAAAGCGTTGGGGCTTTCAGGTGGGCAGCAGCAGCGACTTTGTATTGCTAGAGCGATTGCGGTTAATCCTGATATTCTTTTGATGGATGAACCGTGCTCAGCACTCGATCCGATTGCGACATCTATTATCGAAGAACTTATTGATGAATTAAGGGGGCGCTTTACGATTGTTATCGTGACTCACTCCATGCAACAGGCGGCACGCGTATCGCAAAAGACAGGGTATTTTCATCTTGGGAATATCATCGAATATGGTGAAACACAGGAGATTTTTACGCGCCCACAAAATGAGCAGACAGAAGCTTATATATCAGGGCGGATTGGATAG
- a CDS encoding ATP-binding protein, whose product MKSDPHTLFDNFDLLIDDGLILVDPNGEVVRANQSSLSTLGERIINQPLEYYLRHPDINQAIDNIKEFGETSPLTYLRYDDVQHEYVVKFAPFPDDHCLVRMNDVTARISFDKIRSEFVANVSHELRSPLTTLTGFIETLQTTAADDPKARIEFLAIMREEAGRMQRLVDSLLSLSRVESQEHLHPNDDVQMTDVVKEVYDLMTHRAAQCGMRIELINNLPQKLNPIVLGKKDELSEVLHNLLENAIKYGYQNSTVKFILETDEPKKMVQISVVNSGEGIDEIHLPRLTERFYRVDKARTRKLGGTGLGLAIVKHIVNRHRGRLQITSERGGETVFTVYFPIIGA is encoded by the coding sequence ATGAAATCAGACCCTCACACATTGTTCGATAATTTTGATTTGTTGATCGATGACGGGCTCATTCTTGTGGACCCAAATGGAGAGGTTGTTCGGGCAAATCAATCGTCACTTTCCACTCTGGGCGAACGCATCATAAATCAGCCGCTTGAATATTATTTACGCCACCCCGATATAAATCAAGCGATTGATAATATTAAAGAATTTGGTGAGACGAGTCCACTTACCTACCTTCGTTATGATGATGTCCAGCACGAATATGTTGTGAAATTTGCTCCTTTTCCAGATGATCATTGTCTGGTTCGCATGAATGATGTCACAGCGCGTATCAGTTTTGATAAAATCAGATCGGAATTTGTCGCAAATGTGAGCCATGAATTACGTTCCCCCCTCACAACTCTTACCGGATTTATCGAAACCCTACAGACAACTGCTGCGGATGATCCTAAAGCCCGTATTGAATTTCTTGCTATTATGCGAGAGGAAGCAGGACGCATGCAGCGGCTAGTTGATAGTTTGTTGTCTTTGTCCCGCGTAGAGTCGCAAGAGCATTTACATCCCAATGACGATGTGCAGATGACGGATGTGGTGAAGGAAGTTTACGATTTGATGACGCATCGCGCAGCGCAATGCGGGATGCGTATAGAGCTTATAAATAATTTGCCGCAAAAACTTAATCCTATTGTTTTGGGCAAGAAAGATGAGTTGAGTGAGGTGCTCCATAATCTTCTGGAGAATGCAATTAAATATGGTTATCAGAACTCAACGGTTAAATTTATCCTTGAAACTGACGAGCCTAAAAAAATGGTGCAGATAAGTGTCGTTAATTCAGGTGAGGGTATTGATGAGATTCATCTGCCCCGTCTAACAGAAAGATTTTACCGTGTAGATAAAGCCCGCACTCGTAAGCTGGGTGGTACAGGACTCGGGCTTGCAATTGTGAAGCATATTGTGAACCGTCATAGAGGCCGTTTACAAATCACAAGTGAAAGGGGTGGTGAGACTGTATTCACAGTTTATTTCCCGATTATAGGGGCGTAG
- a CDS encoding FkbM family methyltransferase, translating into MSEKFGYYKPRNITFILEFLRKLGISRGTIRRQIQKIWERLGYEVVDATIHGIKYRLNISENTTDAKILTTSKFYDLKEIDALECEGHKSQKDKVFIDIGANTGHYSLSLAKRGFTKIIAIEPNPPTLELLNFNVSINDLDEIITIVPLCIGQGDKVPFYCGSGLGTASVIRENSDNTPPIYVETETLINILNNQNIIKIDSMKIDIEGFEDQALFPFF; encoded by the coding sequence ATGTCTGAAAAATTTGGATACTATAAACCTAGAAATATAACTTTTATATTAGAGTTTTTAAGAAAACTCGGCATAAGCAGAGGTACTATAAGACGTCAAATTCAAAAAATATGGGAACGTCTAGGTTATGAAGTTGTTGATGCGACAATCCATGGCATCAAATACCGTTTGAACATTAGCGAAAACACAACTGACGCAAAAATTCTAACAACCTCAAAATTTTATGATTTGAAAGAAATTGATGCTCTCGAATGTGAGGGCCATAAATCACAAAAAGATAAAGTTTTTATAGATATAGGCGCTAATACAGGGCATTACTCCTTGAGTCTGGCCAAACGCGGTTTCACTAAAATTATTGCTATTGAACCAAATCCGCCGACATTGGAACTCTTGAATTTCAATGTTTCAATTAATGATTTGGACGAAATAATCACCATCGTACCACTATGTATCGGTCAAGGAGATAAAGTGCCTTTTTATTGTGGTAGCGGACTGGGAACAGCAAGCGTAATTAGGGAGAACTCGGATAATACCCCGCCTATTTATGTAGAAACTGAAACTCTAATCAATATTTTAAACAATCAAAATATTATTAAAATAGACTCTATGAAAATTGATATCGAAGGCTTCGAAGATCAGGCTCTTTTTCCATTTTTTTGA